From Danio rerio strain Tuebingen ecotype United States chromosome 7, GRCz12tu, whole genome shotgun sequence, the proteins below share one genomic window:
- the si:ch211-282j17.2 gene encoding CLECT_1 and CLECT domain-containing protein isoform X1: MAQTQHFLLFLIALCSISECVQRRYLFINEKKNWTEAQRYCRENYTDLATVDNMNDMNQLKNCVNNGGNQNIWIGLHKTSVYNWHWSSGDPALFLNWTSGQPAGSDDCAYIINGQWCVWKCNVFLPFICYDMSTGQVFVYQLVNWRDAQSYCRQNHIDLVSVRNQNESQQLEKFINDRNSAGSAVWIGLFRDTWQWSDQSNSSFRYWDTVEPNNKGGHEDCAVIYPDDPRQWNDVPCDRQYAFVCHEDKLIVIQQNLSWSEALRYCRQNHVDLVSVQSVEMQRRVMNVVKLASTEAVWLGLHNYCSMNMWLWLSGDMVCYQNWAPGNGSTPENCQLENRKGAVLSGGDQTWISLPESHRLNFICTN; this comes from the exons ATGGCTCAAACTCAAcacttcctcctcttcctcattg CTCTTTGCTCCATATCTGAATGTGTTCAGCGTCgatatttgtttataaatgagAAGAAGAACTGGACTGAAGCTCAGAGATACTGCAGAGAGAATTACACAGATTTGGCCACTGTTGACAACATGAATGACATGAACCAGCTGAAGAATTGTGTGAATAATGGAGGTAATCAGAACATCTGGATTGGTCTTCACAAGACGAGTGTTTATAATTGGCATTGGTCTTCAGGTGATCCTGCGCTCTTTCTGAACTGGACATCTGGACAACCAGCCGGCAGTGATGATTGTGCTTATATAATAAATGGACAGTGGTGTGTTTGGAAATGTAATGTGTTCTTGCCCTTCATCTGCTACGACA TGAGCACAGGACAGGTGTTTGTCTATCAGCTAGTGAACTGGAGAGATGCTCAGAGTTACTGCAGACAGAATCACATTGATCTGGTCAGTGTGAGGAACCAGAATGAGAGTCAACAGCTGGAGAAGTTCATTAATGACAGAAACTCAGCTGGATCTGCAGTCTGGATCGGTCTGTTCAGAGACACATGGCAGTGGTCAGATCAGAGCAACTCCTCATTCAGATACTGGGATACTGTTGAACCAAATAATAAAGGAGGTCATGAAGACTGTGCAGTGATATATCCGGATGATCCAAGACAATGGAATGACGTCCCTTGCGACCGTCAGTATGCTTTTGTGTGTCATGAAG ATAAACTGATTGTGATCCAGCAGAATCTGTCGTGGTCTGAAGCTCTGAGATACTGCAGACAGAATCATGTGGATCTGGTCTCGGTTCAGTCAGTGGAGATGCAGCGTCGTGTGATGAACGTGGTTAAACTGGCGTCTACTGAGGCGGTGTGGTTGGGTTTACACAACTACTGCAGCATGAACATGTGGCTCTGGCTGAGTGGAGACATGGTGTGCTATCAGAACTGGGCTCCAGGGAACGGCAGCACACCGGAAAACTGCCAACTGGAGAACAGAAAAGGAGCAGTTCTGTCTGGAGGAGATCAGACCTGGATCAGCCTTCCTGAATCTCACAGACTCAACTTCATCTGCACTAACTAG
- the si:ch211-282j17.2 gene encoding CLECT_1 and CLECT domain-containing protein isoform X2 produces MAQTQHFLLFLIALCSISECVQRRYLFINEKKNWTEAQRYCRENYTDLATVDNMNDMNQLKNCVNNGGDPALFLNWTSGQPAGSDDCAYIINGQWCVWKCNVFLPFICYDMSTGQVFVYQLVNWRDAQSYCRQNHIDLVSVRNQNESQQLEKFINDRNSAGSAVWIGLFRDTWQWSDQSNSSFRYWDTVEPNNKGGHEDCAVIYPDDPRQWNDVPCDRQYAFVCHEDKLIVIQQNLSWSEALRYCRQNHVDLVSVQSVEMQRRVMNVVKLASTEAVWLGLHNYCSMNMWLWLSGDMVCYQNWAPGNGSTPENCQLENRKGAVLSGGDQTWISLPESHRLNFICTN; encoded by the exons ATGGCTCAAACTCAAcacttcctcctcttcctcattg CTCTTTGCTCCATATCTGAATGTGTTCAGCGTCgatatttgtttataaatgagAAGAAGAACTGGACTGAAGCTCAGAGATACTGCAGAGAGAATTACACAGATTTGGCCACTGTTGACAACATGAATGACATGAACCAGCTGAAGAATTGTGTGAATAATGGAG GTGATCCTGCGCTCTTTCTGAACTGGACATCTGGACAACCAGCCGGCAGTGATGATTGTGCTTATATAATAAATGGACAGTGGTGTGTTTGGAAATGTAATGTGTTCTTGCCCTTCATCTGCTACGACA TGAGCACAGGACAGGTGTTTGTCTATCAGCTAGTGAACTGGAGAGATGCTCAGAGTTACTGCAGACAGAATCACATTGATCTGGTCAGTGTGAGGAACCAGAATGAGAGTCAACAGCTGGAGAAGTTCATTAATGACAGAAACTCAGCTGGATCTGCAGTCTGGATCGGTCTGTTCAGAGACACATGGCAGTGGTCAGATCAGAGCAACTCCTCATTCAGATACTGGGATACTGTTGAACCAAATAATAAAGGAGGTCATGAAGACTGTGCAGTGATATATCCGGATGATCCAAGACAATGGAATGACGTCCCTTGCGACCGTCAGTATGCTTTTGTGTGTCATGAAG ATAAACTGATTGTGATCCAGCAGAATCTGTCGTGGTCTGAAGCTCTGAGATACTGCAGACAGAATCATGTGGATCTGGTCTCGGTTCAGTCAGTGGAGATGCAGCGTCGTGTGATGAACGTGGTTAAACTGGCGTCTACTGAGGCGGTGTGGTTGGGTTTACACAACTACTGCAGCATGAACATGTGGCTCTGGCTGAGTGGAGACATGGTGTGCTATCAGAACTGGGCTCCAGGGAACGGCAGCACACCGGAAAACTGCCAACTGGAGAACAGAAAAGGAGCAGTTCTGTCTGGAGGAGATCAGACCTGGATCAGCCTTCCTGAATCTCACAGACTCAACTTCATCTGCACTAACTAG
- the si:ch211-282j17.3 gene encoding CLECT_1 and CLECT domain-containing protein isoform X1 → MAQTLYSSLLLIALCSISECVQHQYYYINVNKTWTEAQRYCREKYTDLATIDNMNELNNMNKLVKSENNGATEYVWTGLQRMSVYKWHWSSGDPALLLNWASGQPAGSDDCAVMRNGQWFDEPCSKTWIFICYNTNTGLVFVDQLMNWRAAQSYCRQNHIDLVSVRNQNESQQLEKFINDRNSSGSAVWIGLFRDTWQWSDQSNSSFRYWNTAEPNNAGGIQNCIGMNQNAQGRWHDISCTGSFPFVCHEDKLIVIQQNLSWSEALRYCRQNHVDLVSVQSVEMQRRVMNVVKLASTEAVWLGLHNYCSMNMWLWVNGDMVCYQNWAPGNGSTPENCKLENRKGAVQSGGDQTWISLPESHRLNFICTNY, encoded by the exons ATGGCTCAAACTCTATATTCCTCTCTTCTCCTCATTG CTCTCTGCTCCATATCTGAATGTGTTCAGCATCAATATTACTATATAAATGTGAACAAGACCTGGACTGAAGCTCAGAGATACTGCAGAGAGAAATACACAGATCTGGCTACCattgacaacatgaatgaattaaacaaCATGAACAAGCTGGTGAAGAGTGAGAATAATGGAGCTACTGAATATGTCTGGACTGGTCTTCAGAGGATGAGTGTTTATAAATGGCATTGGTCTTCAGGTGATCCTGCGCTCCTTCTGAACTGGGCATCTGGACAACCAGCCGGCAGTGATGATTGCGCTGTTATGAGAAATGGACAGTGGTTTGATGAGCCATGTAGTAAAACTTGGATTTTTATCTGCTATAACA CAAACACAGGACTGGTGTTCGTTGATCAGCTGATGAACTGGAGAGCCGCTCAGAGTTACTGCAGACAGAATCACATTGATCTGGTCAGTGTGAGGAACCAGAATGAGAGTCAACAGCTGGAGAAGTTCATTAATGACAGAAACTCATCTGGATCTGCAGTCTGGATCGGTCTGTTCAGAGACACATGGCAGTGGTCAGATCAGAGCAACTCCTCATTCAGATACTGGAACACTGCTGAACCAAACAATGCTGGAGGTATTCAAAACTGCATCGGAATGAATCAGAATGCACAGGGACGATGGCATGACATCTCGTGCACCGGCTCATTTCCTTTTGTGTGTCATGAAG ATAAACTGATTGTGATCCAGCAGAATCTGTCGTGGTCTGAAGCTCTGAGATACTGCAGACAGAATCATGTGGATCTGGTCTCGGTTCAGTCAGTGGAGATGCAGCGTCGTGTGATGAACGTGGTTAAACTGGCGTCTACTGAGGCGGTGTGGTTGGGTTTACACAACTACTGCAGCATGAACATGTGGCTCTGGGTGAATGGAGACATGGTGTGCTATCAGAACTGGGCTCCAGGGAACGGCAGCACACCGGAAAACTGCAAACTGGAGAACAGAAAAGGAGCAGTTCAGTCTGGAGGAGATCAGACCTGGATCAGCCTTCCTGAATCGCACAGACTCAACTTCATCTGCACTAACTACTGA
- the si:ch211-282j17.12 gene encoding uncharacterized protein si:ch211-282j17.12: MSSRSTQINQGPPRRYRLHTERKILDDNGKVRIWRYGTKDASKQNKIILLVGETGAGKTTLINSLVNYILGVKFEDETWNEITEEEGGDQTESQTSEITMYEVFPEDSAISLTIIDTPGYGDTRGLEKDLEVAENLASLFQSSDGVREVDAVCFVIKASNNRLSDRQHYIISSVLSLFGKDIVNNIVFLITHSHGLPPKNVLSAINKAKIPCRRDRGGQPVHFIFNNRQADARHNEKRYIRAQRDAWEDCMEETKQFLQSLKEKNRCSLERTSNVLIQRIQLEASISNLQLRIQEKESKKSEKIQIQEAMRKNKDRIERSTNFSIRYKTTIKTKVPIVSASWKNRKATTCTVCEENCHEFDCWWVSSPKNCEVMRDGFCTVCTRKCHYSKHVKDNKKYVIDTSDVVTNYKELNKNYEIPQIKRFSVAMDDLDKDLKQIEDQKLMMVFKAYKTIKNLSQVALKPDSAFTLQHLDFFIPRVREAGKEDWAQELEEMRRQATAEEANKDTLSYLKAGLIKLFLGDK, from the exons ATGAGTTCCAG GTCAACTCAGATTAATCAAGGTCCTCCAAGACGATACCGTCTACATACAGAGAGGAAAATACTTGATGATAATGGTAAAGTCAGAATATGGAGGTATGGTACAAAAGATgccagtaaacaaaacaaaattattctGCTGGTGGGAGAGACCGGTGCTGGAAAGACCACCCTCATCAACTCTTTAGTGAACTACATACTGGGAGTGAAGTTTGAAGATGAAACATGGAATGAAATCACAGAAGAAGAAGGAGGAGATCAAACAGAATCCCAAACCTCTGAAATCACCATGTATGAGGTCTTTCCAGAGGACAGTGCCATTTCTCTCACCATCATTGATACTCCAGGTTACGGAGACACTAGAGGACTGGAGAAAGATCTGGAAGTTGCTGAAAATTTAGCATCTTTGTTTCAGAGCAGTGATGGAGTTCGAGAAGTTGATGCTGTGTGTTTTGTAATTAAAGCATCTAATAATCGTCTCTCAGACAGACAACACTACATTATCAGCTCAGTtctgtcattgtttgggaaagaCATTGTGAACAACATTGTGTTTTTAATCACACACTCTCATGGTCTTCCTCCGAAAAATGTCCTCAGTGCCATTAATAAAGCTAAAATCCCCTGCAGAAGAGACAGAGGTGGCCAACCTGTTCATTTCATATTCAACAATCGTCAAGCTGATGCCCGTCACAATGAGAAGCGCTACATTCGTGCTCAAAGAGACGCCTGGGAAGACTGTATGGAAGAGACAAAGCAGTTCCTTCAATCTTTGAAAGAAAAGAACAGATGTAGTTTAGAGCGGACTTCAAATGTCTTGATTCAACGCATTCAGCTAGAAGCTTCCATCAGCAACTTACAACTGAGAATTCAAGAAAAAGAGTCGAAGAAGTCTGAAAAAATTCAGATTCAGGAGGCAATGAGAAAAAACAAGGATAGAATTGAAAGAAGCACAAACTTTAGCATTAGATACAAAACGACTATCAAAACAAAGGTGCCCATTGTAAGTGCATCATGGAAGAACAGAAAGGCAACAACCTGCACTGTCTGTGAGGAAAACTGCCATGAGTTTGACTGTTGGTGGGTTTCCAGTCCCAAAAATTGTGAAGTCATGAGAGACGGCTTCTGCACCGTGTGCACAAGGAAGTGCCACTACAGCAAACACGTCAAAGACAACAAGAAATATGTTATTGACACTTCAGACGTTGTGACTAATTATaaggaattaaataaaaattatgaaatCCCTCAGATTAAGAGGTTTTCAGTTGCAATGGATGATCTTGACAAAGACCTGAAGCAGATTGAAGATCAAAAGTTAATGATGGTGTTCAAAGCTTACAAAACCATCAAGAATCTGTCTCAGGTGGCACTAAAACCAGACTCCGCCTTCACCCTCCAGCATCTGGACTTCTTCATCCCCAGAGTCAGGGAGGCTGGGAAAGAAGACTGGGCTCAGGAGCTGGAGGAAATGAGGAGACAAGCAACAGCCGAAGAAGCCAATAAAGACACTCTGAGTTACCTGAAAGCTGGACTTATAAAACTGTTTCTTGGtgacaaatga
- the si:ch211-282j17.13 gene encoding uncharacterized protein si:ch211-282j17.13: protein MSSRSTLINQGPPKRFRLHTERKILDDNGKVRIWRYGTKDARKQNKIILLVGETGAGKTTLINSLVNYILGVKFEDETWNEITEEEGGDQTESQTSEITMYEVFPEDSAISLTIIDTPGYGDTRGLEKDLEVAENLAYLFQSNDGVREVDAVCFVIKASNNRLSDRQHYIISSVLSLFGKDIVNNIVFLITHSDGLPPKNVLGAINKAKIPCRRDRGGQPVHFIFNNRQADARHNEKRYIRAQRDAWEDCMEETKQFLQSLKAKNRCSLELTSDVLIQRIQLEASISNLKLRIQEKESKKSEKIQIQEAMRKNKDRIERSTNFSIRYKTTIKTKVPIVSASWKNRKATTCTVCEENCHELDCWWVSSPKNCEVMRDGFCTVCTRKCHYSKHVKDNKKYVIDTSDVVTNYNELKKGYEIPQNKRFSVAMDDLDKDLKEIEDQKYVIVFKAYKTIKNLSQVALKPDSAFTLQHLDFFIPRVREAGKEDWAQELEEMRRQATAEEANKDVLSYLKAGLMKLFLGDK from the coding sequence ATCAACTCTGATTAATCAAGGTCCTCCAAAACGATTCCGTCTACATACAGAGAGGAAAATACTTGATGATAATGGTAAAGTCAGAATATGGAGGTATGGTACAAAAGACgccagaaaacaaaacaaaattattctGCTGGTGGGAGAGACCGGTGCTGGAAAGACCACCCTCATCAACTCTTTAGTGAACTACATACTGGGAGTGAAGTTTGAAGATGAAACATGGAATGAAATCACAGAAGAAGAAGGAGGAGATCAAACAGAATCCCAAACCTCTGAAATCACCATGTATGAGGTGTTTCCAGAGGACAGTGCCATTTCTCTCACCATCATTGATACTCCAGGTTACGGAGACACTAGAGGACTGGAGAAAGATCTGGAGGTTGCTGAAAATTTAGCTTATTTGTTTCAGAGCAATGATGGAGTTCGAGAAGTCGAtgctgtgtgttttgtgattaaaGCATCTAATAATCGTCTCTCAGACAGACAACACTACATTATCAGCTCAGTTCTGTCTCTGTTTGGGAAAGACATTGTGAACAACATTGTGTTTTTAATCACACACTCTGATGGTCTTCCTCCTAAAAATGTCCTCGGTGCCATTAATAAAGCTAAAATCCCCTGCAGACGAGACAGAGGTGGCCAACCTGTTCATTTCATATTCAACAATCGTCAAGCTGATGCCCGTCACAATGAGAAGCGCTACATTCGTGCTCAAAGAGACGCCTGGGAAGACTGTATGGAAGAGACAAAGCAGTTCCTTCAATCTTTGAAAGCAAAGAACAGATGTAGTTTAGAGCTGACTTCAGATGTCTTGATTCAACGCATTCAGCTAGAAGCTTCCATCAGCAACTTAAAACTGAGAATTCAAGAAAAAGAGTCGAAGAAGTCTGAAAAAATTCAGATTCAGGAGGCAATGAGAAAAAACAAGGATAGGATTGAAAGAAGCACAAACTTTAGCATTAGATACAAAACGACTATCAAAACAAAGGTGCCCATTGTAAGTGCATCATGGAAGAACAGAAAAGCAACAACCTGCACGGTCTGTGAGGAAAACTGCCATGAGCTTGACTGCTGGTGGGTTTCCAGTCCCAAAAATTGTGAAGTCATGAGAGACGGCTTCTGCACCGTGTGCACAAGGAAGTGCCACTACAGCAAACACGTCAAAGACAACAAGAAATATGTTATTGACACTTCAGACGTTGTGACTAATTATAACGAATTAAAAAAAGGTTATGAAATCCCACAGAATAAGAGGTTTTCAGTTGCAATGGATGATCTTGATAAAGACCTGAAGGAGATTGAAGATCAAAAGTATGTGATTGTGTTCAAAGCTTACAAAACCATCAAGAATCTGTCTCAGGTGGCACTAAAACCAGACTCCGCCTTCACCCTCCAGCATCTGGACTTCTTCATCCCCAGAGTCAGGGAGGCTGGGAAAGAAGACTGGGCTCAGGAGCTGGAGGAAATGAGGAGACAAGCAACAGCCGAAGAAGCCAATAAAGACGTTCTGAGTTACCTGAAAGCTGGACTCATGAAACTGTTTCTTGGtgacaaatga